A single genomic interval of Bacillus sp. es.036 harbors:
- a CDS encoding glycoside hydrolase family 31 protein — translation MDQAYLSLLRAHVDQLKENHSDVKKTIKEYQPTLEVDHFHTIATWLWLLQKQVGLTPDDKELTSIDDQPFITYIAEQWNQPHSDIWGNDGDIYLSHVSMAYAALAETKNTRQQTEVQQTMTEIRDFVFNELLSGGTALNGMENRGISVDQTLAVMPYGLFSPEDLIMVEATKKMVLDLEEEEGMLPFRGAEKTSKAATAMMALYYLEKYDQEKALYYAHLTRNHTKEDQLGDVILSLFDYYASQNKEGEKVIHDPLGNENVYLPQLTERHPHYPTTEDYVHFACQVISEKKILHVDAHVENESITWKDFVHLQPKKKGEATIYEGKRPPLPDHGTYSYVFHVTFEKGEELYSDTYSLSTRKKESVDAFSIVEATEQALELGFGEGHRLTIEISEKGMDMTLRSKAGKKPPHVSKKGASISAGDYRLHVPSDSKEIILFHQDEELLRSHPLFPPLEWKEDLAGTIREFQLHWYSPKEEQFYGFGERYNAIEQRGEIIDCYVYNQYRDQGTRTYIPIPFYMTNKGYGCHVDTMMYTKFDLASSLQDQCTWLIEQNENVQETTVHFYFGDYREQVQAFTKGTAKPEMVPTWALGPWMSSNNWDRQSVVEDEIKATNDHKIPATVIVLEQWSDEATYYMFNDATYELKEPGHVHGYEEMDFPSWGRWPDPKGMVDHIHDENLKLVLWQIPIQKYLNKQNHPLKDQDEAYMIENGYVVQKEDGNPYRIPENWFTNSLIMDFSHPEGRKWWFHKRQYLLDIGVDGFKTDGGEFVFGKNLKFANGQTGSEMRNQYPNDYIGAYYDFAQQNDGITFSRAGYTGAQQFPAHWAGDERSTFDAFKRSLIAGLNAGLAGVVFWGWDLAGFNGDIPSAELFMRSSSMAAFCPIMQYHAESKAEFSQDRTPWNIASRTGEDQVIDVYRFFANVRMNLIPYLYQESLKACNTGEPLMRALMLDFPEDERVTGIYDEYLFGESLLVAPVIDEGEIERNVYLPEGKWMHLWTSEVLEGPTYITCTAGVEEIPVFVRMNSALLLNVSESGELGSPVGNDLTSYKQPLCRIYCEASFQKTLTDHLGHDVELNVEVGEDEVVVYVYTDLEPLKIEVVGTDKKTRVIY, via the coding sequence GTGGATCAGGCTTATCTATCTCTACTTCGTGCTCATGTAGACCAACTGAAAGAGAATCACTCCGACGTCAAAAAAACCATCAAAGAGTACCAGCCAACTTTGGAAGTGGATCATTTTCACACCATTGCTACATGGCTGTGGTTGTTGCAGAAACAAGTTGGTCTGACGCCAGATGATAAGGAATTGACTTCTATTGATGATCAGCCGTTCATCACATATATAGCGGAACAATGGAATCAGCCTCACTCTGATATATGGGGAAACGATGGTGACATCTATCTTTCTCACGTTTCCATGGCTTATGCCGCGTTAGCGGAAACGAAGAATACCCGGCAACAAACAGAAGTACAGCAGACTATGACAGAAATACGTGATTTTGTATTTAACGAACTGCTCTCTGGTGGCACCGCTTTGAATGGAATGGAAAACAGGGGGATCTCTGTCGATCAAACACTTGCCGTTATGCCTTACGGATTGTTCTCTCCAGAAGACCTGATTATGGTGGAAGCAACGAAGAAGATGGTTCTGGACTTGGAAGAAGAAGAGGGGATGCTTCCTTTCCGTGGAGCTGAAAAAACGTCCAAAGCTGCAACAGCGATGATGGCCCTCTATTACCTCGAGAAATACGACCAAGAAAAAGCTTTGTATTATGCACACTTAACAAGAAATCATACTAAAGAGGATCAACTTGGTGATGTCATTCTCTCACTATTCGACTATTACGCTTCTCAGAATAAAGAAGGCGAAAAGGTCATTCATGATCCTCTTGGTAATGAAAATGTCTACTTGCCACAATTAACGGAAAGACACCCGCATTATCCTACCACAGAAGACTATGTGCACTTCGCTTGTCAGGTCATTAGTGAAAAGAAAATTCTACATGTAGATGCTCATGTGGAAAATGAATCCATTACGTGGAAAGACTTTGTTCATCTACAACCGAAGAAAAAAGGGGAAGCGACCATCTATGAAGGAAAACGCCCTCCTCTGCCCGATCATGGAACCTATTCCTACGTTTTTCACGTTACATTTGAAAAGGGAGAAGAGCTTTATTCTGATACATATTCTCTCTCGACTAGAAAAAAGGAATCCGTTGATGCTTTTTCAATAGTGGAAGCAACAGAACAAGCACTAGAGTTGGGGTTCGGAGAAGGACATAGGCTGACAATTGAAATCAGTGAAAAAGGTATGGACATGACCCTTCGTTCCAAAGCAGGGAAGAAGCCTCCGCACGTTTCTAAAAAGGGTGCATCGATTTCTGCGGGAGATTACCGTCTACATGTGCCGTCCGATTCAAAGGAAATCATTCTTTTCCATCAAGACGAGGAACTGCTCCGGTCTCACCCATTGTTTCCGCCGCTTGAGTGGAAAGAGGATCTAGCTGGAACGATACGTGAATTTCAGCTGCATTGGTACTCTCCTAAAGAAGAGCAATTCTATGGGTTTGGAGAACGCTATAATGCAATCGAACAGCGCGGGGAAATTATCGATTGTTATGTGTACAACCAATACAGAGATCAGGGAACACGGACGTACATTCCCATCCCTTTCTATATGACCAATAAAGGGTATGGCTGTCATGTCGATACAATGATGTACACAAAGTTTGATTTGGCCTCCTCGTTACAAGATCAATGCACATGGCTGATTGAACAAAATGAAAACGTACAGGAAACAACGGTTCATTTTTACTTCGGGGACTACAGGGAGCAAGTTCAAGCTTTTACGAAAGGAACAGCCAAGCCTGAGATGGTTCCGACTTGGGCGCTAGGGCCATGGATGTCGAGTAATAACTGGGATCGTCAGTCGGTTGTAGAGGATGAAATCAAAGCGACGAACGATCATAAAATTCCAGCTACGGTAATTGTATTGGAACAATGGAGCGATGAAGCGACATACTATATGTTCAATGACGCGACTTATGAGTTGAAAGAACCCGGACATGTTCACGGTTATGAAGAGATGGACTTCCCGTCATGGGGACGCTGGCCGGATCCTAAAGGGATGGTCGATCACATCCATGATGAGAACTTAAAACTCGTTCTATGGCAGATACCGATTCAAAAATACTTAAACAAACAAAACCATCCATTAAAGGACCAGGACGAAGCCTACATGATTGAGAATGGGTACGTCGTACAAAAAGAAGATGGAAATCCTTATCGAATTCCTGAGAACTGGTTCACGAATAGTCTGATTATGGATTTCAGTCATCCAGAAGGACGAAAATGGTGGTTTCACAAGCGCCAGTACCTGTTGGACATTGGAGTGGATGGTTTTAAAACGGATGGCGGCGAGTTCGTGTTCGGGAAAAATCTAAAATTCGCGAATGGACAGACGGGAAGTGAAATGCGGAACCAGTATCCAAATGATTATATCGGAGCTTATTATGATTTCGCCCAGCAAAATGATGGCATCACATTTAGTCGTGCTGGTTACACCGGGGCACAGCAATTCCCCGCGCACTGGGCAGGGGATGAACGGTCTACCTTCGATGCGTTTAAAAGGTCACTGATCGCTGGGTTGAACGCGGGTCTTGCAGGCGTTGTGTTTTGGGGGTGGGATCTAGCTGGATTTAATGGAGACATTCCTTCTGCAGAGCTATTTATGCGGTCTTCGTCCATGGCTGCCTTTTGCCCGATTATGCAGTATCATGCAGAGAGCAAAGCAGAGTTCAGTCAGGACAGGACGCCTTGGAATATTGCCTCTCGGACTGGAGAGGATCAAGTGATCGATGTGTACCGCTTCTTTGCCAATGTGCGTATGAATCTAATACCTTATCTCTATCAGGAGTCGCTCAAAGCGTGTAACACAGGAGAACCATTGATGAGAGCGCTCATGCTTGATTTTCCTGAGGATGAGCGGGTAACAGGAATCTACGATGAATACTTATTCGGCGAGTCATTACTTGTGGCGCCTGTCATTGATGAAGGAGAAATCGAACGAAATGTATATCTTCCTGAAGGAAAATGGATGCACTTGTGGACAAGCGAAGTGCTGGAAGGTCCCACTTATATAACGTGTACTGCTGGAGTAGAAGAGATTCCAGTGTTCGTCCGCATGAATAGTGCGCTTCTATTAAATGTCAGTGAATCAGGAGAACTAGGAAGTCCCGTAGGTAATGATC
- a CDS encoding ABC transporter substrate-binding protein — translation MKKIWVLSLFFLLASVGLIGCSFESSGEGNESSDGEEGTTEITYYSFSATPNYEDVLADIVTAFEEENPNIKVNTELAAYDDYFTKLQTRLAGGNAPDVFELNYENFVQYASKGTLADLSSFIEEDDEFDPSQLNQEAFEAYQYDGKQYGMVESFSNVLTFYNKELFDEAGVEYPTADWTWEDELAAAEKITNEENNVWGTYAPTTMNEFFKIAAQNGGQLFDDSGNPTVDTQENLEALKYMVDKVTESGVTPSPGEMSGQAPADLFLNGQLGIVHTGIWMFDVFKEASFEWDVALEAGNSQKAHHFFANGLAVSADTDKQEAAYKFARFMSASEQVAELRVENSWELPAVTDEEVLQPYLDQSPPQNREAVFNALDSLVLPPVVENWSQINDVTNQEFEKALNGSKSAEDVLKTLQSEYENILN, via the coding sequence ATGAAAAAAATCTGGGTTTTATCTTTGTTTTTTCTACTGGCTAGTGTTGGATTGATTGGTTGTTCTTTTGAGTCGAGTGGTGAAGGAAATGAAAGCAGTGATGGTGAAGAAGGTACAACCGAAATCACCTATTACAGTTTCTCAGCTACTCCTAACTATGAGGATGTCCTGGCTGATATTGTCACGGCTTTTGAAGAAGAAAATCCGAATATCAAAGTGAACACGGAATTGGCAGCTTACGATGATTACTTTACTAAACTACAAACCCGTTTGGCCGGGGGTAATGCTCCAGATGTTTTTGAATTGAACTATGAGAATTTTGTTCAATACGCTTCAAAGGGAACGTTAGCCGACCTTTCCAGTTTTATTGAAGAGGACGACGAATTCGATCCTTCTCAATTAAATCAAGAAGCGTTCGAAGCTTATCAGTATGATGGAAAACAGTATGGAATGGTCGAGAGTTTCTCCAACGTTCTAACGTTCTATAACAAGGAATTGTTTGATGAAGCGGGCGTAGAATATCCAACAGCCGACTGGACGTGGGAAGATGAACTAGCGGCTGCAGAAAAGATCACGAATGAAGAAAACAACGTTTGGGGTACGTATGCTCCGACAACGATGAATGAGTTCTTTAAGATTGCGGCTCAAAATGGTGGTCAATTATTCGATGACAGCGGTAATCCTACAGTCGATACGCAAGAAAACCTAGAAGCCCTGAAATATATGGTCGATAAAGTGACGGAATCAGGAGTTACGCCATCACCTGGTGAAATGTCCGGTCAAGCTCCAGCAGATTTGTTCTTGAATGGTCAGCTTGGAATCGTCCACACAGGGATCTGGATGTTTGATGTATTCAAAGAAGCTTCCTTTGAATGGGACGTTGCGTTAGAAGCGGGCAATTCGCAAAAAGCGCATCATTTCTTTGCTAATGGTCTTGCTGTTTCGGCTGATACAGACAAACAGGAAGCGGCTTATAAGTTTGCACGATTCATGAGTGCAAGTGAACAAGTGGCGGAGCTTCGTGTTGAGAACTCTTGGGAGCTTCCGGCTGTGACGGATGAAGAAGTACTTCAACCATACCTTGATCAGTCCCCTCCACAAAACCGTGAAGCGGTCTTTAATGCCTTGGACTCTCTTGTGTTGCCTCCGGTTGTTGAAAACTGGAGCCAGATCAATGATGTTACCAACCAAGAATTCGAAAAAGCACTAAATGGTAGCAAATCAGCAGAAGATGTCTTGAAGACGCTTCAATCAGAGTATGAGAATATCTTAAACTAA
- a CDS encoding carbohydrate ABC transporter permease codes for MKKVLFYLLLIGGAFIMLVPFLWMVSTSLKPDGATMVLPPELVPNQPTTQNYEQVTQQFPMVRFLWNSVVVAVLTTIGQMIFSSMAAYAFARMQFRGRDKLFLLYLATMMVPTQVTMIPQFILIKQFGWLDSYPGLIIPTMFAVFGTFLMRQAMLSIPRELEEAAFMDGANHFQVFYRVCLPLIKPMLAALGIFTFMQSWNNFLWPLIVISNKELATLPLGLSLLQGRWGTDWGLMMAGVVISVLPILIVYLFAQKYFIQGMTMSGMKE; via the coding sequence ATGAAAAAAGTCCTTTTTTACTTATTGTTAATCGGAGGCGCTTTCATTATGTTGGTGCCGTTTCTCTGGATGGTTTCTACATCCCTGAAGCCAGATGGAGCCACGATGGTACTGCCTCCTGAACTCGTTCCGAATCAACCGACAACTCAAAATTATGAGCAGGTCACTCAACAGTTTCCGATGGTACGCTTTCTTTGGAACTCTGTTGTGGTTGCGGTCTTGACTACAATCGGGCAAATGATTTTCAGTTCGATGGCGGCATATGCCTTTGCAAGAATGCAATTCCGAGGCAGGGATAAATTATTCTTGCTATACCTCGCCACAATGATGGTACCAACCCAGGTTACGATGATTCCTCAGTTTATTTTGATTAAGCAGTTTGGCTGGCTGGATTCTTATCCAGGCCTTATTATACCTACAATGTTTGCTGTTTTCGGAACATTTCTTATGAGACAGGCGATGTTGAGTATTCCAAGGGAACTTGAGGAAGCAGCTTTCATGGATGGAGCTAATCATTTTCAAGTATTTTATCGCGTTTGTCTTCCATTGATCAAACCGATGCTGGCTGCGCTTGGAATCTTCACTTTCATGCAGTCATGGAACAACTTTCTATGGCCGCTGATTGTCATCAGCAATAAGGAATTAGCCACATTGCCGTTAGGCCTTTCTTTGTTGCAAGGTCGGTGGGGAACCGATTGGGGATTGATGATGGCTGGCGTTGTCATTAGTGTTTTACCGATATTAATCGTCTATCTTTTTGCTCAAAAATACTTTATCCAAGGTATGACGATGAGCGGAATGAAAGAATAA
- a CDS encoding carbohydrate ABC transporter permease, with protein MVGMTRKKTFFWLCVFLLPNLLGFLTFIGAPIVSSLVISFTDWDLLGDMQFTGFENYIRLMQDPEFWVSFRNTFFFILGYIPLVLVFGLACALLLNKQMKFRAFFRATFFLPVITSWVAVSLVWKWLYNPEYGLINYALSTIGIDGPMWLNDPNTAMIGIILTSAWKDIGFVMVLFLGGLQNISPSFYEAASIDGAGKARKLWNITIPLLAPTTFFVTIISLINSFQVFDQVMIMTGGGPGGSTVVMVQNIYNHAFRYFDMGYASAMSWVLFLVIFLFTLIQMRFQDKEAK; from the coding sequence ATGGTTGGAATGACGAGGAAAAAAACTTTTTTTTGGCTTTGTGTCTTTCTTCTTCCGAACCTGCTGGGGTTCTTGACGTTTATAGGGGCTCCAATTGTTTCTTCCCTAGTCATCAGCTTTACGGATTGGGACCTGCTTGGGGATATGCAATTTACAGGTTTTGAAAACTACATACGCTTGATGCAGGACCCTGAGTTTTGGGTTTCTTTTCGAAATACATTTTTCTTCATTCTTGGCTATATCCCATTGGTACTGGTATTTGGATTAGCTTGTGCGTTACTTCTGAACAAACAAATGAAGTTTCGAGCGTTTTTTCGAGCTACCTTCTTTCTGCCGGTTATTACAAGCTGGGTTGCGGTTTCCCTTGTATGGAAATGGTTATACAACCCGGAATATGGACTCATCAATTATGCTTTATCCACAATAGGTATCGATGGGCCTATGTGGTTGAATGACCCGAATACAGCTATGATCGGCATCATTCTTACTAGTGCCTGGAAAGACATAGGATTTGTCATGGTCTTGTTTCTCGGTGGTCTGCAAAATATCTCTCCTTCTTTTTATGAAGCAGCATCTATTGATGGAGCGGGGAAAGCAAGGAAGCTTTGGAATATCACGATTCCTTTGCTGGCACCAACTACTTTTTTCGTCACGATCATTTCTTTGATCAATTCTTTTCAGGTGTTTGACCAGGTGATGATTATGACAGGCGGAGGTCCAGGTGGTTCGACTGTAGTTATGGTACAGAATATATACAATCACGCTTTCCGTTACTTTGATATGGGATATGCATCAGCTATGAGCTGGGTATTATTTTTAGTTATCTTCCTATTTACATTGATTCAAATGAGATTTCAGGACAAGGAGGCGAAGTGA
- a CDS encoding ROK family transcriptional regulator — MKALRTGSKELIKEINRFKVLNIIRQQQPISRSEISRQCKLGISTLSYIMEELKSQDLIYEVGEATSTGGRKAKLLKFNEGHGYVVSIKIEEEQILIALTNLDGATLLKTYASFEKKASAETIVFLIKKKVKWIFSEEDKDISRLLGIGVLSSGIVNRNEGKIIRSSLLGWEDVSITSMIKECFPDIPVFVDNNINGYTLAELEKGEGQKDNDFLVVSIGAGLGLSVVIDRNIYYGAVGGAGEFGHTNLVMEGYSCHCGQKGCLEMYASEFYFENRLKELADKQPDLEERDYHFSKVAMDAEEGDLLATSLMKEMGTHLGYGLRNLINTMNPDKIIVVGEGVKYKHLFEDEVLTIAQDNFFEKVNIKTDIVFSHLKDDSWFTGGSLLAINQLFREPIYQQMKAED; from the coding sequence ATGAAAGCTTTACGAACGGGTAGTAAGGAACTCATTAAAGAGATTAATCGTTTCAAGGTATTAAATATTATTCGGCAACAACAACCGATCAGTCGATCTGAAATATCCAGACAGTGTAAACTGGGGATTTCAACACTTTCATACATTATGGAAGAATTGAAATCTCAAGACCTTATTTACGAAGTAGGAGAAGCAACCTCTACAGGAGGAAGGAAAGCTAAGCTGCTCAAATTTAACGAAGGCCATGGTTATGTTGTTAGCATTAAAATCGAAGAAGAACAAATTTTGATAGCGCTTACAAACTTGGATGGTGCGACCTTATTAAAAACGTATGCTTCATTCGAAAAGAAAGCATCTGCTGAAACTATCGTGTTTCTTATTAAAAAGAAAGTGAAATGGATTTTTTCTGAAGAGGACAAAGATATCTCGCGTCTACTAGGTATAGGCGTGCTTTCTTCCGGTATCGTAAACCGAAATGAAGGGAAAATTATACGTTCTTCCCTGTTAGGCTGGGAGGATGTCTCCATCACCTCTATGATCAAAGAGTGTTTCCCAGATATTCCGGTATTTGTTGATAACAATATCAATGGATACACATTGGCTGAACTTGAGAAAGGAGAAGGTCAAAAGGATAATGATTTTTTAGTCGTTTCCATTGGGGCTGGGCTTGGATTATCTGTTGTTATTGATCGAAACATCTATTACGGGGCTGTGGGGGGTGCTGGAGAATTTGGTCATACAAACTTGGTCATGGAGGGGTATTCATGTCACTGTGGCCAAAAAGGGTGCCTTGAGATGTATGCATCGGAATTCTATTTTGAAAATAGACTCAAGGAATTAGCGGATAAGCAACCTGATTTGGAGGAAAGGGACTATCACTTTTCAAAGGTAGCAATGGATGCGGAAGAGGGCGATCTGTTGGCAACTTCCCTTATGAAAGAAATGGGTACACACCTTGGCTACGGATTGAGAAACCTGATCAATACGATGAACCCGGACAAGATCATTGTTGTAGGGGAAGGTGTAAAGTATAAGCATTTGTTTGAGGACGAAGTACTAACTATCGCTCAAGATAATTTTTTTGAGAAAGTGAACATCAAAACAGATATTGTTTTTTCCCATTTGAAGGATGACTCTTGGTTTACGGGGGGATCTTTACTTGCTATTAACCAACTATTTCGAGAACCAATCTATCAACAAATGAAAGCTGAGGATTAA
- the ltrA gene encoding group II intron reverse transcriptase/maturase encodes MEHCFDNLYAQSVNGQNFYDLMNIICSNENIRLAYRNIKRNTGSKTAGVNKLTIDDIRSLSVEEVIEKVQNTLQSYQPEVVRRVLIPKANGKTRPLGIPTIWDRILQQCILQVLEPICEAKFHKHSYGFRPNRSTHHAKARFESLINLSGLYHCIDVDIKGFFDNVNHSKLLKQIWSIGIKDKALLSIISKLLKAEVEGEGIPTRGTQQGGIISPLLSNIVLNELDWWISNQWETLETSHQYKHNGSKIQALKRSNLKECYIVRYADDFKVLCRTRSQAMKMNYAIKDFLHTRLHLEASEEKSKVVNLKKNSSEFLGFTFRAVKKGKTRKGFVAHSNMSKKAKANAKRKMKESIKAIHKKPCAETVWHFNTVVMGIQNYYAAATHITNNLHELNFYLRRTLYNRLKDVRKEAEFKDMTSTLQKRFKGYEPQYYKIQDMVFVPIYAQRHKTNLCFSQETCNYTAKGRAKIHQNLKAIQKNVLNYVMSNYIPNRTIEYNDNRISKFIAQYGKCAVTGTELGLSDWHCHHKRPYHLSKDDRFSNLIVLYEPVHRLVHLKDPLKIKAILKELKLENTQKEKVNDLRRQCNLQAI; translated from the coding sequence ATGGAGCACTGCTTTGATAATCTGTACGCTCAAAGTGTTAATGGTCAGAATTTCTATGACTTAATGAATATTATCTGTTCGAACGAAAATATACGTCTTGCCTATCGAAATATCAAACGAAATACGGGAAGTAAAACGGCAGGTGTTAATAAATTAACCATCGATGACATTCGATCTCTGTCTGTAGAAGAAGTCATTGAGAAAGTTCAAAACACGCTTCAATCCTACCAGCCTGAAGTCGTTAGACGTGTTCTAATACCAAAAGCCAACGGCAAAACGAGACCGTTGGGGATACCCACCATCTGGGACCGAATTCTTCAACAATGTATTTTACAAGTCCTAGAACCGATTTGTGAGGCGAAATTCCACAAACACAGCTATGGTTTTAGACCCAATCGAAGTACGCATCACGCAAAAGCGAGATTCGAGTCTCTTATCAATTTGAGTGGACTTTATCATTGTATTGACGTTGATATTAAAGGCTTCTTCGATAACGTCAATCACAGCAAATTACTGAAACAGATCTGGTCTATTGGTATAAAGGATAAAGCATTGCTTTCTATTATCTCAAAGCTTCTGAAGGCAGAGGTTGAAGGAGAAGGCATACCAACCAGAGGAACGCAACAGGGCGGTATCATTTCTCCACTTCTATCCAACATTGTGTTAAATGAACTAGATTGGTGGATTAGTAACCAATGGGAAACTCTGGAGACTAGCCATCAGTACAAACATAATGGAAGTAAAATACAAGCGCTGAAGAGGTCAAATTTAAAAGAATGTTACATCGTCCGTTATGCGGACGATTTCAAAGTCTTATGTCGTACACGCTCACAAGCAATGAAAATGAATTATGCCATAAAGGATTTTCTCCATACAAGACTTCATCTTGAGGCAAGTGAAGAAAAATCGAAAGTAGTAAACCTAAAGAAAAACTCTTCAGAGTTTCTAGGATTTACGTTTCGAGCTGTCAAGAAAGGAAAGACGAGAAAAGGATTTGTGGCTCATTCAAATATGTCGAAAAAAGCCAAAGCAAATGCCAAAAGGAAAATGAAAGAATCCATCAAGGCAATCCATAAAAAGCCTTGTGCTGAGACCGTCTGGCATTTCAATACAGTTGTCATGGGGATCCAGAATTATTACGCTGCCGCCACTCATATCACAAATAATTTACATGAGTTGAACTTCTATCTTCGCAGGACATTATACAACCGATTAAAAGACGTGAGAAAAGAAGCTGAGTTTAAAGACATGACAAGTACGCTACAAAAACGCTTTAAAGGGTATGAACCCCAATATTATAAGATTCAAGACATGGTATTCGTCCCGATTTATGCGCAACGGCATAAAACCAACTTATGTTTTTCGCAAGAAACCTGTAACTATACTGCGAAAGGTAGGGCGAAAATTCACCAGAACCTAAAAGCGATTCAGAAAAATGTACTTAACTATGTCATGTCAAACTATATACCAAATCGAACGATTGAATACAATGATAATCGCATTAGTAAGTTCATCGCTCAGTACGGTAAGTGTGCTGTAACGGGAACAGAGCTTGGATTATCAGACTGGCACTGTCATCATAAGAGACCTTATCATCTTTCAAAAGATGATCGATTCTCTAACCTGATCGTGTTATATGAACCCGTTCACCGGCTTGTACATTTAAAGGATCCACTTAAAATTAAAGCGATCCTTAAAGAATTAAAGCTGGAAAACACTCAAAAAGAAAAGGTAAATGATCTTCGAAGGCAGTGCAATCTTCAAGCAATCTAA